CTTGCCTTAAATGGTACACACACTTAGAAATACACTTACTTGGACTGCAATACACCCACCATCTACCCCTTGGTTCCCCTGCCGTTTATTCTGAACATCTTCATCTCATGACTCTTGACAGAGTAATGtctgtggttttagaccactctTTCTGCATCTAATATCCAAAGAGTGTTTCCAATTCTCCATGTCAAATGACAaaaaaaggcagtttgtggttTGGGCAGTCCCACGTTGTACTTTCTTCACGGTCTCCTATGGGTCAGTTTGAGTGATTACTGTTTGAGTTGCTTCCCTGATCACTGAGCAGTGAGTGTTGCCATTTACCTGACTCTTCAAATGTAGTGAGATTAATCATAGTGAGGATTCCCTTGAGTAAAAAATGTGACATATAGCCATTAGTGTCCTAATAACCTACTAGCTGCTGTGGATTATGGAGAACCCATTATTGATGGCATAATGAGGCACACTTACTTGAGTGGTTGTTTCAAGACCATGGGGGCTTGTACTCCAGCAGCTGAAGGATGGTTTGAGGGAAACACAGAAGcctatttaatgcaaaaaaaaatatttgctGATTGTGTAATCAGTTTAGTCAactatttaggggtccaagcaccaccggtgctggaaccctattgtttttgttccgatttttattattattattattattattattattattattttttttctgccttaaaacgcatcgtgcagcctaaaccgtaagacctacagacttctcctttggccaacttgtagtactcctctccgctactcaggcgcaacacgccagcccgatacgaccctaggtggcgctatagcgcacaaaaacgcatgaaaaagtttaaactggtgtttctcctaaaccgtatgtcctagagacaaaatgtaaacttcatctgatcaggcatgtgctcatctaaaaaaagttccattgaagccatatgctccgccccttacatgtcgagctaatttgcataatatgcaaatttgcacacatttttgagcgcgtactagtccctggatttttcacatacatgcacatatgtgatatccaggcgctcagaagagtctgaactttaattgttatggagccaaagtgcacatttctgcacatgggcgtggccacatgcatcacaagtcaagcgtagaaaattccttcgccaaaaatccacatattctgctatatctcaggcattctttcacgtattcataccaaatttcacacacatgtacctactgggtgtctagacctgcacatgcattttggcagacatgcacatctaggtggcgctataacggccaaaaaactctcctgcccacaccgattggccaaataactccaaacttggtacgcatcatctatatgcacctatgacacaggtccttgacctgtaccatcatatgtccaatatggccgccgctatcgaccaataagctttcagtacacttttcacaagcttttcatatgccaattttttttctgccttaaaactcgttgtgcagcctaaaccgtaagacctacagacttctcctttggccaacttgtagtactcctctccgctactcaggcgcaacatgccagcccgatccgaccataggtggcgctatagcgcacaaaaacgcatgaaaaagtttaaactggtgtttctcctaaaccgtatgtcctagagacaaaatgtaaacttcacctgatcaggcatgtgctcatctaaaaaaagttccattgaagccatatgctccgccccttacatgtcgagctaatttgcataatatgcaaatttgcacacatttttgagcgcgtactagtccctggatttttcacatacatgcacatatgtggtatccaggcgctcacaagagtctgaactttaattgttatggagccaaagtgcacatttctgcacatgggcgtggccacatgcatcacaagtcaagcgtagaaaatttcttcgccaaaaatccacatattctgctgtatctcaggcatactttcatgtattcactccaaatttcacacacatgtacctattaggtgtctagaccggtacatacattttggcagacatgcacacctaggtggcgctataacggccaaaaaactctcctgcccacaccgatgggccaaataactccaaacttggtacgcatcatctatatgcacctatgacacaggtccttgacctgcaccatcatatgtccaatatggccgccgctatcgaccaatcagctttcagttcacatttcacaagcttatcatatgccaatcaacatgaaactcacatattatgttcatctacacactctctaagacatgctcaagtatgacgggaattgcaccactaggtggcgctatactagaatttcctgaattacccctacatctttcttacacatgcacacacatgcaatggcctacctataggtttcatatacacattgcttcacccatacctacccagtgattacacacacatgcttacgcatctcaggcgtgccagatggtgcccataccctgcgcttggaccccgtaattgccgcttgcggctatatttggAGTTTGTATTCGTATGGACGTCCAATGTGGGTCAATATCCCGcttcatgcacacatgcataatgcATACCTTTATGTGCTGTTCTCTTCAGCTCTGCCTGGAGCCAATCGAAGTCACAGTGGAGCGTGTGAAGACCCGTGACATTTCTAGCCGATTGGATGAAATGGCCCTGTCAATGTGATTGGCACTGTGTCTGCGTGAGGGAGCGTGTGTCTGTGGCAGAGAGGACACTGACGTGTTGCGCCCTATCTGATATCAGCCGCCATCACTCACGATCAGCAGCCCTGCTCCATTCAGCTTTCTCCTCCctgcgcgcacatacacactcacacaggcttCCACACAACGTGGTGCCCACAACTCTCCCTCCATTGCCTGCACATTCAGTCAAAAATAGTTTGACTGAAATGAATCTGTCattctgtgtacacacacacacactcgcagatGCACACACTACGGGGCATGACGTCAAAGCTGAAGTCTTTTTGAGTAAGGCCTTCAGAGGCATGATCTCCCAGTGACAATGACTTGAAAGACTTGTTTAGTTTGTGGTGAGTCAGTTCCTCCTGAGAGAGTGGACAAAGGTGTCTTTGGCTGCTTTGTCTCAAAGTTTTTGGATGAACTGCAACATACTTGTCCGCATAGTTTGTTTAAGAAGCTGTATTAAAAATAACTCCAAACATAACAAGTTTTCAGGTGTTGATGGTATTGACGATATTGATTAATCTTCGTCATAGTAACCTTTGTCATATGTTGCTTCAAAGTTGAAGAAATCTCTTTACCCAGCTTTTCtcttcattctttttttttgcctttttctctgaatgcaataaaaaatgtattataCTCTAAGCATATCTCGTGAGACTAGAGTGGGAGTGACTTCTACTTTAATGCTGTATCGGTTAGCTAGGGTTATGATTCTCTATAGCTCGTGCTCTGGCTCTGTCTTGGCACaacattgttattgttattattattatttttcctctTTGTGCAGCTCGTGTTAGCACTTTTTGTGTCATCACATCACAATTCAATTCAGGTAGTGGTTTCTAACAAATGTCTCTATTGCTAAAGAACATCCATTAAGCTTTACTAGGAGCATGAGTTTTGATGTGGATTTCAGAACCTGACTTTTAAAGGTCGCCATTGGATGATTGGACATTTTCTTAAAGGGTAATGTTCTATTCCTATTCACACCTCTAACAAGTTGAGATTTAATGTTGTGAGCTGTATGTCATTTATAGTAGTCATCAGGTCCTGTAGAATGCTTAGTAGTCAGTAGAAATGGTCACTACATGATATTAATAATCTtaatctccctcacacacctgtcttgCAGTGCTTACAGCAGTGCTTTGGCATGTTGCCTCAGTACACAATTTATGGTTTGACGAACAAGGCTGATTACATTAATCTGTATATCACAAAGCCCTTTTCCACAGCTGTGGCTGAGCAGGAGTGTATTGTGCTCATTCTGCTCAGCTCTGCAGCGGTGACTGGCACAGCACTGATCTGAATGATCGTTCTTCCTGTTCTCCTTGGCAGAAGTGTTGGCATGTTTACCTCAGTGCTGGCTCCCAGACGCAAATTGGGCACCGACAGATGCCTGACCTTTTGACCCTTGCGTACTTGGGATCCGTTTCTCGTTTCTCATGCCCCCATTGTCTATTTCATTCCTTCCTGCTTCACGTCTTTCCATCATTTCTTCATCCCTTCCACCCTAgcttttttttaaatgtctttttgCCACTTGTTTCACGCTTTCCTCTTTTTCTGTTGCTCCAGGCTCTCTGGTGGGAGTTGGAGATGTCATCTCCCAGCAGCTGATCGAGCAGCGTGGCTTGGCCAACCACAGTATGAAGCGCACTACCAAGATGATGAGCATCGGCTTTCTTTTTGTTGTAAGTCTCACTTACTTTTTCTTTGACGCCTCATCGGTACACCCAAGGTTGTGTGAAGAAAAGATTACAAACTGCTACATGTAAATAACCCACACTGGTTCACAGGGGACACTCGTATGAGTGGACTTGTTAACGCATCGACACAAACACGGAGCAGtcgtggtctggtggttaggaaTCCAGTTTGTgcctggagggttgtgggtttgattccctggCCCTAcaccatgactgaagtgcccttgagcaagtgTAACCACAACTGTTCCCCGGGCGTCAGGCCAGGGCTTccctgggcacgtgtgcactacagccccctagtgatcactagtgtgtgtgggtgtgttctcactgcacagatggataaatgaggacaaattttgattggggtgaaaatcactaTTGACAAATACTGCACATTTACAATTTAGAATATATATGACCAAAGTGACATACTGCAATTGTTAGAACATGTTAGGATATTAAAAATACAGTGATGAACCTTTGATGTGATGGACCTGAATTATTTTGACATATTCTAATTGCTTGTGGCACTATGTGAAATGGTATAATTAACCATAAAAAAGAGAAGGATCATCTGGATGATGTGTGATTAAGATGCTCACAGCACTCAATATAAAGCAATAGCTTGATTTGAGGAATCGTTAGAGAAATGTTTTATTGCAAAAGCCAAAGTTGTGATTTTGATTAATGTGCAGTCCTCCCACCTGCTTTTCTTTCCAAACTTGTGGAATGCGAGTGGAAACACTAATGTCTGTTGTGTATGCATGTAGACCAATAAGTCACCTCTCTGCTACTCCAGGGACCAGTTGTTGGTGGATGGTACAAGATACTCGACAAATTAATTGTAGGGGGGACCAAAACTGCCGCAATGAAGAAAATGCTAGTTGACCAGGTAGGACTCTATTAAACACCATTTACAGAGCTCTGTGTTACAGACCCGGTAAGACTATTAAACACCACTTACAGAGCCATGTCTTAGACCAGGTAAGACTATTAAACACCACTTACAGGGCCCTGTCTTAGACCAGGTAAGACTATTAAACACCACTTAAAGAGCTCTGTGCTACAGACCAGGTAACACCACTTTCAGAGCTCTATCTTACAGACCAGGTAATGCCACTTACGGAGCTCTGTCTTAGACTCTATTAACACCACTTACAGAGCCCTGTCTTAGACCAGGTAAGACTATTAAACACCACTTAAAAAGCTATGTGCTACAGACCAGGTAACACCTCTTACAGAGCCCTGTCTTAAATAGTTATCTCTGTTGAGCCTCTGTGTTCATCACATTTGCTGAATATCAGCACACAAAATATGACATAAACATTTTACAAGACCAGAATTTTACAAGAGTTACAAGATCAGTATTCAATATTTGTGAATAGAGCAGTGTTGGTGGGAACCACTGTTGAAGTGCATGTGACTAACTACTAGTTGTTCTCTATTGGACATTCCTATATGTTCCTAGGTGTTCTTTATATGACATTCCTATATGTTCCAAGGTGTTCTCTATAGGAAACTCCTATGTGTTCCTAGGTATTCTCTATAGGACATTCCTATACGTTCCTAGGTGTTCTCTATAAGACATTCCTATATGTTCCTAGGTGTTCTTTATAGGACATTCCCTGCAAGATTTTTGTCTCTATTACCTTCCACTCCAGTTTCACGCAGGCAGAACTCAATAGCCTTCTGGTTGGAGTTTAGTAGTGTCCGTTTTTTCACACGTGGCAATTACATTGACAAAGCGTGGGTGTGCTCTATAGTTGGATCTATTGTTTGCTCTCTTGGGCCTTTCAATGGTAAAGATGTTTGGCAGAACCTGCTGCCTCTATTTATGATATACTATCTTGGGGTGATACCAGAACAATAAGTAAGCACAACGTGACCGGATAGCAGCCAGTCTCAAGGTGTTCCAAAATGCCACTGATCATTAGAAACCCACGACAGCCAACAGTATACAGTGTATTTCCCATGGTATATAGTTATCACAAGAAAGTTTCTTGCTGTAATACGTTTTTGGCTGGATCATTAAAAGGAGTGCAAGATATTTTCTTTATGACATTGGTCCTGACTCTTTGACAGACTGCAATTGAGTTTTAGTAAATGGCCATGGGTCAAGGGCTATATTGCAGTTTTGGGGTAGTAGCCCTGTGTTTAGGGATCTTTAGATGCTGACTACTGCAGTTGCATCCTTGAGCATCTACAACTATCTCTTCAGCTCAACTCCACTACTCTGATCAGTGGTTCTGAGTGAACTCTTTATATGAATGCTACAAGAAgcaatccattaaaaaatagaTTTACATGCAAGTTACATTTAACCCAAACAAAACTGCAATTGATAGCATGTTTTATATCGCTAGGCCTTTCTAAAGCATAAAATTAGATTCAAAAAGTAACATGACTTTTAATGGCTAGCAATATTCTTTTAATATATTATGAAAAAGACTACAATGCCTTAATTAATTATATAAATAGAATTCAGAATGATCTTAATTGTATTACTATATTCCAGTTTAGATTTTTCAATTTCCAATCTTAAGCTTTAACTCAAGTTAAAGTCAAGACAACATGTCGGTGTAGACATTCTAAATTTGGAATAATACCTTTAACCTGcatttacaaaacaaaaaaacaaatatccTGTCAAACTATAGCTGTACAACTCAGTTTGTGCTTTTGTACTAGCATCTTTCTTGTATTTTTTCACATAGAAACAACAGAAATATTATGTTGTCATTAGGCCCAGTTCTGTCCAGAACTACATATATTTAAAATTGCAAACCCCATGTCTTAAAgatatgttttgttttgttttcttagaTGGAGACTTTGCTGTTCTAAAAATGAACGGACCTGAGGCAAGGTGTCCTCAGAGATGCTCGTCAGATGTTTGTCTAGAGTACACAGACACATGTGATGTGCTTATGGAGCTAGTGTTTATCATTGTTCGTTTGTTTTAGCCCTTCTGGGTGCACACCCTCTCTGTGCATGTCAAGTAATCCTTGCATTGATGAGTGTACAATGAATGGCTGCTTGCATAATTTGTTTGAAGCATGATTTCAGTGGAGTGGATGGTCAGAATAAGGACTGGATGGTGCCTGCTAAGGCACACAAGTACGCCCTTTTGCCAAATCAATATAAACAGTACGGCTCACAATGTATAGACTTTTTCCCCACCCTTTGTCACCCAAAAAAAGATCCCGAGACTCATTTTAGaaacctttttttcttttcccaaAGTTTTGCCACTCTACagaatgtatgtgtgcatgtagtaCTTGTTTTatcgtgtgtgtacatgagagaAGGTTGAGTGATTTaatgcacaagtgtcattgctgaATGAAATAGATACGGTAAGCCGTATAAGAAACTGCTATAAATCTGGATTTACCTGTAGTGACCCCTTCATAGTCATAAGACCATAAACTCTAAAGATTTACAGATGGACAAAGAATTGTTTCTGTGAATACAGCTTTTCTCAAGGAGTAAGTATAACAAAATATTAGTGAGGTTgcttttgtatttttgtttggagATTTCCTTGGACTGGATTTCTAAGGCTGAAATGAATCTGACGTGTGTAACAGGTTCCATCAGGTTTACTTTAAACATCTTTTACACTCTTGTTTGTGAGGGAGGTTTACAGAAATGATGCAATTGTACAATCTTGTGGGAACAAGATTTCCTGATATCATTCGCAAGTGTTATGTTGAGTGCAAATGTTAGTCAAGGTTCATCAATGAAAGAAATTATGTGTAACTTAAAATAGATTTCTAGCAGTATTTGTCCATAATATCGATTAAAAATGAATCTCCGTGCAGCCTACATGAATTGCACAGTGGTGCATGCTATTCTAATGAAGCTGCCTTTTATTACAGGTGGGGTTTGCTCCATGTTTTCTTGGTGCATTCCTGGGAATCTCCGGAACTCTTAATGGACTAACTGTGGAACAGAACATAGCCAAGCTCAAGAGGGTCAGTGTGTAACTAACTATTCTCCACAAAGCTTACTGTTCAACAGTTATCTAGTACAGTTTTTACTCAAAATGGATAGTGCGCTATGGAACAGTGTAAACCTTGGGAACTTGAATTGTAACTTCAGCTTTTCAGTGGAAATCAAAAGCAGACAGTATTTTAGTAACACAGACTACTTCCGGCCCACCATGGTGAGCAAATGCAACCAGCCACTTGATGCCCCAgcatctcctcttctctctcacagCCAGAAACACTGTTCCTTAAACAGTAGGAATGATCTCCAGATCTGCACAGTGTAATTAAAAGCCATTTAAGGTATTGGAGGGAAGGACATGTTTCAGTGCAGCATTTGATGACTCATGTGTCAGGGTATAAGGAGGTGGGGCTTGATAGCAATGTTTTCTGGTAGCGGACCATAAATTATTTATGTAAGGAAGGTAGTTGAGTTAAAATGAGGCTGAAAGGTCAATCACCTAAATgtcagaaaagacagaaaacagaTGACAAATGCGCTCATTAAGCCAGCAGCTTACCTAAAACAAAATGTGAGGTGAATGCAATGGTCCAATGGTGCACCTATGTAGACCTAACATCTCTGGAGCCTGAAATTATGGCAGCAACTGGTTAGACCCCTCAGCTCACAAGTTACATGTGGATTCATGGTAGGTTGTTTTTCAGCCCCTAGTGAAGCTGTTCTGGTAAACCACATCTTCTACAAGACACAATGAAGATTAAACTCAGTGTTATTTGCAGATATAGCACGTTTGACAGACATTGTCAAAAAGCAGCTAAATGGAGGTCCATGGGTATGAAGAAGAAACTTTGACAGAATGAAAAGATTAACTTATCCTCCTCTAACTGACACTAGACAGTGAAAAAACCTATACTTGGATATTATCCAAGGAAATCAGTTAATTTTCCCACAAGGCTAATTTCAATTAACCCTAGAAGCACATTTCACATTGTGAAATTGGATAACATCCCTCCACAAAGCTCTCGTTCATCTTTTATTATGAGACACCAAAGGTCCCATCAGGTGAGGAATGTGGCTTTGCTAAAAAGGTCAAGTACCCATTAGTTCTCAGGACTGCAACGATTAACCCCAAACGATTCATCCACTCATTATTGTTGTCTTAAGAGCTGTTTGAGGCTTTAATAGCCCTGGTTGTAAAGTAGTCTGCAGCATAATGAAGTGTTACCAATGTTACCATTGGCTTGTCTTTGGGATAGCTGTCATCAGGGGGTTTTGTGCACCATGCTAGTTCCGAGTTACTAAAATGCAGTGCTGTGTTTTTACAGTGGTGTAATCACATTAACATTTGTCTGTGTGATGCCTGGCTCTTCATGCCTTTGCTGAGATGATCCAGGTGTACTTTACCATTCAAGCTTTCAAGTAGTTTAACATGATATTGTTTTAGAAACTTTGCTAATATAGACTAGATTACATCTTGGTGTTATTAATCGAACACTCGTCTGTGCTTCATCTACCATATTAGTTTAAAGATGAAAGAAAAATGAATAAACTAAGATATAGATTCTTGCCCTCTAATCAGCATGCCAGGGAAATGCCATATGCCAACACTGACCCTCATGCCAGCTGTTGCTAACCCCTGCTCTAGGACATTTGGGCTTTGAAATGAAAAGAATGGTTGTGCCATATCATCAGCACTCTTATGGTTTACATTTTTCTTTAGTCTCTCTTTCTGTAGTTGCTGTCATGACTAAATCGGTGCCAAACAATATAGTGGCTTCTCCTCAGGTGGTCAGTCCTGTAAGCCCGTAACTAGAAACCATTACGGCGAGGAATATGAGAAAACATCAGCCCAACTCTCCAGGCCTGGCTCCGTTTATGCACCCCTCCTGCTCAGCTGACCTTTCCAAAGATTGCACTTGACCAGACCGTGTTTCAAATTAGCTGCTTTTTATAAGCCCTTGAGGTACTGGCTGTTGACCTCTGGTTCATATGAGCTTAAAATGTTTAACCGGAAGACATGAGTGCCCTCAGCCTGGATGAGGCCCTGTGGCCCTGGTGAGCTGTCAGCTTTTATGTGACCATTCAGCGCTGATGAAGAAACAATAACATAAACATGACTAAAAATGATGACTAAAAGATTTCTTGTGTTTGACTCAAAAGGATTACCGGCAATGTTTTGCAATGCTGTATATAAAATTCGAAATTGGGGTGTACTTAGAATGTGTATTCAGTGTTAGGTGTGTATGTATAGTGTAGTTCTGTTTATGGAATGTGCTTTGAATTTGTCATGATGTGACATGGCTGTCCTGAGTATTCAGTCTCAATTAGTAAAGGTCAGATGTCAAATGTCCAAGATCAGTAACATCTTAACACTTATATGTGTATTTCTAACAGTATCTTAAGACTGACATACACATTTTCTTTCCTATTACTCTCAGGACTATTTTGATGCTTTAGTCTCCAATTACTATGTAAGTTTTTATTTCAATTACTTGTTCTGGACCTAAAATATTGAAGAAAAAATATAGCCTAACATCTTACTAACACTGGCTACATTTCCATTCAAGGGACTTGAAaatgaatttatttatttatgaaaattgCTTCAGCACTTAAAACTGTCGATAAACCAGTGGAAATGGAAAATGAAAGGTTGGTAAAATTCTTAATGTTACAAAAttgtttttaatgttagcagTTTATATTACGTTCTAAACCactttttgtaaaaaaaaaaaagagagagaaagaaagaaaatcacTTGAATGGAAATGTGAGCAGATGCATAAATGAATATTTTGCTCTCTGATAATTCATAGCCAGTTTGCTGAGACTAATATCCACACTTAATCTGCTGTATTTCCTTACTATTGTCAGTTGTGGCCTGCTGTCCAGATCGCCAATTTCTATTTCATTCCACTTCATCACAGGTGAGAACACATTTCACTCATTGTAATATATTCCAGGATATTTATACCTCATCCCATTTCATCTTCATTATAAAGACTTCATTAATTTCAAAACTACTCTTGAAATCTAACTTTGATACTTTTGTCATTTATAGATTGGCTGTTGTCCAGATTGTAGCTGTGGCCTGGAATTCCTACCTGTCCTGGAAAGCCAATAAGATGTAGTGAAATGCCATTCTTGTTATGCCATATAGGAAAAAGGACATTTGTTGGAATTTGTTGACCAGATTGGAATAATCAGGAATAAATATCAGTACATAACAGAAAAATATAGTCTAGTTGACTTTCATTCACAGATTCAAAGTTGTAGTTCCCTTTAAGTTATATAAAACTATATAAGTTAAAGTTATATAGAACTATAAACTTTATATTTTTGAATACCTGGGAAAGTATCTATTCTATGTTTTGTAATTATGCAATCTATGATCTGTTTAAAGAAATACGCATATTTGTGTATAAATATCTAACATCTGTTGTTAAAATTAAAATTCTTAAATTTTAAATTAGATCATGTTCAGCTGTCTACATTCAAATGCTAGCATCTTAAAAACATGGTGTTAACGTCCAGATGCATGGACATACTCAGCTGATATTAAATAGCATTTCATTAATTCTTTAACAATGAAAGTGCTGTAGATGGTCACTACAGTGAAATGCAAGTTGAGCAAGTTGAATTCAGGATTTATGTTTACTATAGGCTATTTTGGTTATTCTTCCTTATTTTAGATTAGATTTAAGGCCTAATATTATGGTTTAAAAGGGAACATTTATGTAAAGCCACTACCCccatgcccctcccctttctcAAATGTTACCACTTCTACTTCATCTCCTAGTGATGGTTAAAGCTTGCGTTTCCTGTTCTGTGGTGCTGAACAGTGGATGTCATGGGTGTACTAGCTTTGAccccatctctctgtctgtgtccttTACAATAATTATAAGCATGGTTATGATTAAACATACCCTAATTAACGTGTTTTCATACTTAAAACTCTCATCGCATGTTCTTGTTTTACAATATTAAATAGAAGTCCACTCAGTTTAAATTTAGATTCTTGTTTGAAATACCAAACGTAGTATACCATAATCTCTG
The window above is part of the Brachyhypopomus gauderio isolate BG-103 chromosome 9, BGAUD_0.2, whole genome shotgun sequence genome. Proteins encoded here:
- the mpv17 gene encoding mitochondrial inner membrane protein Mpv17; this translates as MAALWKSYQSLMAKRPWTVQILTAGSLVGVGDVISQQLIEQRGLANHSMKRTTKMMSIGFLFVGPVVGGWYKILDKLIVGGTKTAAMKKMLVDQVGFAPCFLGAFLGISGTLNGLTVEQNIAKLKRDYFDALVSNYYLWPAVQIANFYFIPLHHRLAVVQIVAVAWNSYLSWKANKM